DNA from Paludisphaera mucosa:
TCGCCGCCGCCGGCGTCGGGATGATCCTGGGCCTCTTCGTCTTCCTATTCACCCAGCGTACCCTGCAGGGCGTCGGACTGCCGCCGGGACGCGAAGCCACTCCGAGAGCCACGCTGACTTTCAGGGATTGGATCCAGGTGACGGCCGTGGCCGCGAGCCTGGCCGTCGCGGTCTACGGGGCGATCGAGGTCTGGCCCACGATCCGTTTCCTTTGGTCGCCCTCCTGGCTTCCAGCGGGGTTCGCCTCCTTTGCGTACAAGGCCGCCATCCTCGTGGGTATCGTCGTCCTCTTCCTCCTCGCCACGGAGCGCAAGGCGGACGAGGAGATGGAGGCTCTCCACCAACCGTTCACCGCCGCCGACTGGCAGCGACTCGGTGTGATCGTGGTGATGAGCCTGTTCTCGGTCCTCTTCTGGATGGGCTTCGAGCAGTCCGGCGGAACGCTCAACATTTTCGCCGACCAGAAGGTGGATCGCGTGGTCTTCGGACGCGAGGTCACGACCGAGGTCTTCCAGTCGATCAACCCAATCTTCATCATCGTCCTGGCTTCCGCCTTCGCCGCGCTCTGGACCAGCCTGGCCCGTCGGGGCGTTCGGATCCCGTCGGTGGCCAAGCAGGGAGTGGGGCTGATGTTGCTGGGGCTCGCGCTCGTGGTGATGTACTACGCCGAGCAACGCGCGGGCGTCGTCGGCCGGGTCTCCCCTTTGTGGCTGGTCGCCGTCTATTTCATTTTCACGGTCGCCGAGCTGTTCGTCTCGCCGATCGGCCTGTCGTTGGCGAACAAGCTGTCCCACCCGCGGATCGCATCGTTGATGATGGCCTTCTGGTTCCTCTGCACGGCGGCGGCGAATTACATGGCCGGAATCGTCAAGTATGAGATAGTCCAACCGAACGGGTACAACCTCTGGATCTTTCTCGCGGCCATGTCGTTCTTCCCCGGCCTCCTGCTGCTGGCCCTGACGCCGGTCCTGGTGAAGATGTCGCACGGGCGAGTTTGAACGAGATTCGCATCGACGGAGGAAACGCATCGTGAATCGCTGGATCACAGGAGCACTCGTGGCGACCTCGCTCGCGGCGAACTCGGCGGCGGCCGACAAACGGCCGATGACGATGGACGACCTGCTGGCCGTGATTGCGGTCGGCGACCCCCAGATCTCGCCCGACGGCGGGTCGGTCGTGTACACCGTCTCGGAGTACGACAAGGAAGCCGGCAAGTCCAACGGCAGCCTCTGGATCGTTTCGACGGGCGGCGGCGAGCCTCGCAAGCTCACCTCCGCGCCGGGGTCGAACAACCACCCCCGCTGGAGCCCCGACGGCAAGACGATCGCGTTCGTCTCCTCGCGATCCGGCTCGTCGCAGATCTGGCTGCTGCCGATCGACGGCGGCGAGGCCCGGCAGCTCACCAAGCTGCCGATCGACGTCGACGGCCCGCTCTGGTCGCCCAAGGGGGACAAGATCGCCTTCGCCGCCCAGGTCTACCCGGGCAAGTCGCCCGCCGAGACGGCCGCCAAGGACAAGGAGAAGGAAGACGCCAAGAGCAAGGTCCGCATCTACGACCAGCTGATGGTCCGCCACTGGAACGCCTGGGACGAGGGGAAGAAGAGCCACCTCTTCGTCGCCGACGCGACCACCGGCGAGGCCGTCGACCTGACCCCCAAGCTGGATGTCAACACCCCCCCCGCCCCGTTCGGCGGCTCCGGCGACTACGCCTGGTCCCACGACGGTTCCACGCTGGCGTTCACGGCCGAGCCGATCAAGGACCTGGCGTGGTCGACCAACACCGACGTCTGGACCGTCCCCGCCGCCGGCGGCGAGCCGAGGAACCTGACCGAGTCCAATCCCGCGGCCGACGGATCGCCGCTCTACTCTCCCGACGGCAAGTATCTCGCCTACCTCACTCAGGCCAGACCCGGCTTCGAGTCGGACCTGTGGGTCCTTCGCGTCCGCAACCTCGACACCGGCGAGGTGATCGACGTCAGCTCGTTCCTCGATCGCCCGGTCCAGGGATTCGCCTGGAAGACGGCCGACAGTCTGGTCGCGTCGATCGACGATCAAGGCTCAGTCCCTATCGTGAGCCTGAACGTCTCGGGGAATCGCGACAAGGTCCCCCGGTTGGCCGGCGGGGGCGTCAACGCGTCGCCGTCCGTCGGGCCCAAGGGCGAATCCGTCGCCTTCGTCCACCACTCGGCCGACAAGCCGGGCGAGGTCTATTTCAGGCAGAAGGACGGCGAGCCTCGGGCCCTGACCTCGCACAACGCCCCCCTGACCTCGAAGCTCGACCTGTCGCCGATGGAGTCCTTCACCTTCGACGGAGCCGAGGGCGACAAGGTGCAGGGATGGCTGCTCAAGCCGCCGGGGTTCGATCCGAAGAAGAAGTACCCGGTCGTCTTCCTGATCCACGGCGGGCCCCAGGGCGCCTGGCACGACGAGTGGCACGGTCGCTGGAATTACCCGATGTTCGCGGCTCCGGGCTACGCGGTCGTGGCGATCAACCCGCGGGGGTCGACGGGCTTCGGCCAGAAGTTCACCGACCAGATCAGCCTCGACTGGACCGGCAAGGTTTACGGCGACCTTATGAAGGGGCTCGACCACGCGCTGGCGACATACGAGTTCCTGGACAAGGACAGGATCGCGGCGGCCGGCGGCTCGTACGGCGGGTTCATGGTCAACTGGATCTGCGGCCACACCGACCGCTTCAAGGCCCTGGTCAGCCACGCGGGCGTCTTCGACCTGATCAGCATGTACGGCTCGACCGAGGAGCTTTGGTTCCCGGACTGGGAGTACGGCGGCCCGCCCTGGGTGAAGCTTCAGCACTACATCGACCGTTCGCCCAGCCTCTTCGCCGACAAGTTCAAGACGCCGACCCTGGTCATCCATGGGGCCCTCGACTTCCGCGTGCCGGACGCCCAGGGCCTCGGCATGTTCACGAGCCTCCAGCGCGTGGGCGTCCCCAGCCGCTACGTCTGGTTCCCGGACGAGGGCCATTGGATCGCCAAGCCGGCCAACCGGATCGTCTGGTGGGCCGAGATCCACGACTGGCTCGCCAGGTACCTGAAGTGAGGCCGACCGGGGGAGGCGCGAACGCGTCGCCTCCCCCCCGCCCTCGCGGGAGACGCGCGTGATCGAGTTGCGCGACGTGACGCAGCACTACGGGGTGCGGCCGGTCGTCCGGTCGGTCAGCCTCCGCATCGAGCGCGGGGAGTTGGCGGTGATCCTGGGCCCGAACGGCATGGGCAAGTCGACGCTCCTGGGCGTGATGGCCGGCGTCCTCTCGCCCCAGGCCGGCAGCGTCCACGTCGACGGCATGCTCCGCAAGGGCGACCCCGAGGAAGAGCTGGCGATCCGCCGCCGCTGCGTCTACCTGCCCGACAACCTCTGGATGCCCGAG
Protein-coding regions in this window:
- a CDS encoding S9 family peptidase, with the translated sequence MNRWITGALVATSLAANSAAADKRPMTMDDLLAVIAVGDPQISPDGGSVVYTVSEYDKEAGKSNGSLWIVSTGGGEPRKLTSAPGSNNHPRWSPDGKTIAFVSSRSGSSQIWLLPIDGGEARQLTKLPIDVDGPLWSPKGDKIAFAAQVYPGKSPAETAAKDKEKEDAKSKVRIYDQLMVRHWNAWDEGKKSHLFVADATTGEAVDLTPKLDVNTPPAPFGGSGDYAWSHDGSTLAFTAEPIKDLAWSTNTDVWTVPAAGGEPRNLTESNPAADGSPLYSPDGKYLAYLTQARPGFESDLWVLRVRNLDTGEVIDVSSFLDRPVQGFAWKTADSLVASIDDQGSVPIVSLNVSGNRDKVPRLAGGGVNASPSVGPKGESVAFVHHSADKPGEVYFRQKDGEPRALTSHNAPLTSKLDLSPMESFTFDGAEGDKVQGWLLKPPGFDPKKKYPVVFLIHGGPQGAWHDEWHGRWNYPMFAAPGYAVVAINPRGSTGFGQKFTDQISLDWTGKVYGDLMKGLDHALATYEFLDKDRIAAAGGSYGGFMVNWICGHTDRFKALVSHAGVFDLISMYGSTEELWFPDWEYGGPPWVKLQHYIDRSPSLFADKFKTPTLVIHGALDFRVPDAQGLGMFTSLQRVGVPSRYVWFPDEGHWIAKPANRIVWWAEIHDWLARYLK
- a CDS encoding peptide MFS transporter, with the translated sequence MSQTVDTTALAPEPPPKTESHPPGLYALFTTEMWERFSYYGMRALLTLYLMKAIGYQEDGALEIYAIYTGLAYLTPLFGGRIADLYLGQRKAVFVGGILMALGQFTLMRPDLLSLGLGLMILGNGFFKPNISVMVGSLYAPDDLRRDGAYTLFYMGINLGAAISPWVTGYLANQFGWGYGFAAAGVGMILGLFVFLFTQRTLQGVGLPPGREATPRATLTFRDWIQVTAVAASLAVAVYGAIEVWPTIRFLWSPSWLPAGFASFAYKAAILVGIVVLFLLATERKADEEMEALHQPFTAADWQRLGVIVVMSLFSVLFWMGFEQSGGTLNIFADQKVDRVVFGREVTTEVFQSINPIFIIVLASAFAALWTSLARRGVRIPSVAKQGVGLMLLGLALVVMYYAEQRAGVVGRVSPLWLVAVYFIFTVAELFVSPIGLSLANKLSHPRIASLMMAFWFLCTAAANYMAGIVKYEIVQPNGYNLWIFLAAMSFFPGLLLLALTPVLVKMSHGRV